Proteins encoded by one window of Salmonirosea aquatica:
- a CDS encoding DNA cytosine methyltransferase — MQQLTTEGPPQLVLSVYSGIGLLDSGFEQNGFCVVRGPEKITGGDIRAFRSMPGVFSGVIGGSPCQDFSRARRTPPTGEGLELLGEYCRIVQESLPNWFLLENVPGVPDIEIVGYHVQRFDLSPTQLGHSQSRLRHFQFGSKRGLILNIRRSAFTGKREPCLTASEGTQKGRRTFSEFCRLQGLPPDFDLPDFHKAAKYKAVSNGVHAAVAQEVGRAIWEATTAADPITIYNAKVCLCGCGRILSGKQKAANATCRKRLQKKREAAALCNTRSVTAVTRRPQTIRAHSQK, encoded by the coding sequence ATGCAGCAGCTAACAACAGAGGGCCCGCCACAGTTGGTACTATCCGTTTATTCTGGAATTGGCCTTTTAGATTCCGGTTTTGAGCAAAACGGATTTTGTGTAGTCCGAGGGCCGGAGAAAATAACGGGCGGAGATATTCGCGCGTTTCGGTCGATGCCCGGCGTCTTTTCGGGGGTTATTGGCGGCTCACCCTGCCAGGATTTCAGCCGCGCCCGGCGTACCCCTCCAACCGGCGAAGGCTTGGAACTTTTAGGGGAATATTGCCGGATCGTTCAGGAGTCGTTACCGAATTGGTTTTTACTTGAAAATGTCCCAGGAGTACCGGATATTGAAATAGTAGGGTACCACGTTCAGCGGTTCGACCTCTCCCCTACTCAATTGGGCCACTCACAAAGCCGGTTAAGGCATTTTCAATTTGGGTCAAAACGTGGCCTAATCCTGAACATTCGCCGCAGCGCGTTCACAGGAAAACGCGAACCCTGCTTAACAGCCAGCGAAGGCACCCAAAAAGGACGGCGTACATTTTCCGAGTTTTGCCGGTTGCAGGGTTTACCGCCCGATTTTGATTTACCCGACTTTCATAAAGCCGCCAAGTACAAAGCCGTTAGTAACGGCGTTCATGCCGCCGTCGCTCAGGAAGTAGGCCGCGCCATTTGGGAAGCGACCACAGCTGCCGACCCCATCACCATATATAATGCAAAGGTATGTTTGTGCGGTTGCGGGCGCATTCTGAGCGGAAAGCAGAAAGCAGCAAACGCGACATGCCGGAAGCGCCTACAAAAAAAGCGTGAAGCCGCAGCGCTTTGTAATACTCGATCAGTCACAGCCGTGACCCGTCGACCGCAAACAATACGAGCTCACTCACAGAAGTGA
- a CDS encoding tyrosine-type recombinase/integrase: MISIGGFFFLLTAVLTNSPNLYGMSRGGNYPFVLASLKDRGGDVSKYWYIEWYAWDVDKGELRRGRKQCPAKYKTDKARRAWAGPVVDRLNKLLNEGAHFAAGTDQKEADFFKERVPADVLAALDEILKLNAANFRKKTKGTYQSAVNKLRGFFAYYDIKPMPLARVPDNLGARFTEYMQTVLGNNARTVNNTNNQIKILFNLMDGRGWIDKGKVKTKKLGETDSGKNIAFLPEHQEIIEAWLLANDFDLWVFTRFLYFAFIRPRELAALRFENINLTQRAVMVPGLVSKNKKLQPAAIVEPFRVVLTDHVWPRSGKGRGRVFGKGLTLGGPGVLAENAAYERHRVALAACGLAGLDYTLYSWKHTGVVNAYLAGVDIVSLQQLLRHQHLSTTEVYLKSLGLRVNTLLLNSSW; the protein is encoded by the coding sequence ATGATCTCCATAGGGGGTTTTTTCTTTCTGCTCACGGCAGTACTCACAAATTCACCAAATCTTTACGGAATGAGTAGGGGCGGCAACTACCCTTTTGTACTGGCTTCGTTGAAAGATCGGGGCGGCGACGTTTCGAAGTATTGGTACATTGAGTGGTACGCTTGGGACGTAGATAAGGGCGAACTACGGCGCGGGCGGAAACAATGCCCGGCCAAATACAAAACCGATAAGGCGCGGCGGGCCTGGGCGGGGCCTGTCGTGGATCGATTAAATAAGCTGCTGAATGAGGGCGCGCACTTTGCAGCGGGTACCGATCAAAAAGAAGCGGATTTCTTTAAAGAGCGGGTACCGGCTGACGTCCTGGCGGCGCTGGATGAAATACTAAAATTGAATGCGGCCAACTTTCGAAAGAAAACAAAAGGTACCTATCAAAGTGCTGTAAACAAGCTGCGGGGATTCTTTGCGTACTATGACATTAAGCCTATGCCCCTGGCTCGGGTACCTGACAACCTGGGCGCGCGCTTTACGGAGTATATGCAAACGGTACTCGGTAACAATGCCCGCACGGTGAACAATACCAATAATCAAATTAAGATTTTGTTCAATTTGATGGATGGGCGCGGCTGGATCGATAAAGGAAAAGTAAAGACGAAGAAATTAGGAGAAACGGACAGCGGCAAAAATATTGCTTTCCTGCCGGAACATCAGGAAATCATCGAAGCTTGGCTATTGGCCAATGATTTCGATTTATGGGTTTTTACGCGCTTCCTGTATTTCGCCTTCATCCGTCCGCGTGAACTGGCGGCGCTTCGGTTTGAAAATATAAACCTTACTCAGCGGGCGGTGATGGTGCCGGGCTTGGTATCCAAAAACAAAAAGCTGCAACCTGCGGCCATTGTCGAACCGTTCCGGGTGGTGTTGACTGATCATGTTTGGCCGCGGTCGGGGAAAGGTAGGGGTAGGGTTTTTGGGAAAGGGTTAACGCTGGGCGGGCCGGGTGTCCTGGCCGAAAATGCGGCCTATGAGCGTCACCGGGTGGCGCTGGCTGCCTGTGGGCTGGCGGGCCTGGATTACACGCTTTATTCCTGGAAACATACCGGCGTTGTAAATGCCTATCTGGCGGGGGTGGATATCGTCAGTTTACAGCAACTTCTAAGGCATCAGCATTTATCTACTACGGAGGTTTATTTAAAATCGCTGGGGCTTCGGGTAAATACCCTGCTGTTAAATTCTAGCTGGTAA
- a CDS encoding helix-turn-helix domain-containing protein, producing the protein MKNSNEVHFGSMLRRAFDRSDYTQEQAAEKFGVARNNFANYFKKKDLNTVVLRRACEVFGVPMTYFFGFSDALPHSGNYVAENVAGYTAKLTQCLEENTMLKKENGLLTSLVDIYRGKTPTQ; encoded by the coding sequence ATGAAAAACAGCAACGAAGTACATTTTGGCTCTATGCTTCGGCGGGCGTTTGATCGCTCGGATTACACCCAAGAACAAGCGGCGGAAAAGTTCGGGGTAGCAAGGAATAACTTCGCTAACTACTTCAAAAAGAAAGATTTAAACACGGTTGTACTGCGGCGGGCGTGTGAGGTTTTCGGGGTACCCATGACGTACTTTTTTGGTTTTTCCGATGCTTTACCCCACTCCGGAAATTATGTAGCGGAAAACGTGGCAGGCTATACCGCCAAACTCACGCAATGCCTGGAAGAAAATACTATGCTGAAAAAAGAAAACGGCCTTCTTACGTCCCTGGTGGACATTTACAGAGGGAAAACGCCCACACAATAG